One genomic window of Campylobacter showae CSUNSWCD includes the following:
- a CDS encoding type IV secretion system protein encodes MKKTLISIGAATALFFSSANAGGVPVIDVAAIAQAVMGYTQTLKDYAEQIKQYEQMVKDTLNFEKQMAELGIDMNSIYDILGDAQSMISQMQSIYDNVKNIPNDIMGDIARVQNACSFLENNSQFFGMTLGKTKSSIKSKVNRCTYALRDGANLSKSIDELTEQMNKAVDPIQRANYQAQINNIKNAEKFLQERDNIEKTNALLAFEDTFHSDDKTNPYSKAKMNDDLKQLSKQLSKPNNQKQAQALTNSILLKILENLQHQYELNINYTSTMATSKQLNESGSNKNLTEESFNQSVVEYKRNDAIFEPETKQLPKDELGLPKFVYFK; translated from the coding sequence ATGAAGAAAACATTAATATCTATTGGTGCGGCAACGGCGCTATTTTTTAGCAGCGCAAACGCAGGAGGCGTTCCGGTTATAGACGTGGCCGCGATAGCTCAAGCGGTAATGGGCTATACTCAAACGCTAAAAGACTATGCTGAGCAAATCAAGCAGTACGAGCAAATGGTCAAAGATACGCTAAATTTTGAAAAACAGATGGCCGAGCTCGGCATAGATATGAACAGCATCTACGATATACTAGGCGATGCGCAAAGCATGATCAGTCAAATGCAAAGTATCTACGATAACGTCAAAAATATCCCCAATGACATAATGGGCGATATAGCGAGAGTGCAAAACGCGTGCTCGTTTTTGGAAAATAATAGCCAATTTTTCGGAATGACGCTAGGAAAAACCAAGAGCTCAATCAAAAGCAAGGTTAATCGCTGCACTTACGCATTGCGAGACGGCGCAAATTTGAGCAAAAGCATAGACGAGCTGACCGAGCAGATGAATAAAGCCGTCGATCCTATCCAAAGAGCGAACTATCAAGCGCAAATCAACAACATAAAAAATGCCGAGAAATTCCTGCAAGAAAGGGATAATATCGAGAAAACAAACGCCTTGTTAGCCTTTGAAGATACCTTTCATAGCGACGATAAGACCAATCCTTACTCAAAAGCGAAAATGAACGACGATTTAAAGCAGCTTTCAAAGCAGCTGAGCAAACCAAACAACCAAAAGCAAGCTCAAGCCCTCACGAACTCGATACTGCTTAAAATTTTAGAAAATTTGCAGCATCAATACGAGCTGAATATCAACTATACCAGCACGATGGCTACTAGCAAGCAGCTAAACGAAAGCGGCAGCAATAAAAATTTAACCGAAGAGAGCTTTAATCAGTCGGTCGTAGAATATAAGCGCAACGACGCCATATTTGAGCCAGAAACCAAGCAGCTCCCGAAAGATGAGCTGGGACTACCAAAATTCGTATATTTCAAATAA
- a CDS encoding TrbM/KikA/MpfK family conjugal transfer protein encodes MKKLVFSLIVGAIFVASGATAKETSAKDTATKTSAPKELGDVFTGDKKLACEAVLCLASATRPPECAASLKKYYSITAKKAHKQAQKRQAFLDLCPR; translated from the coding sequence ATGAAAAAACTAGTTTTTAGTTTGATCGTAGGTGCAATTTTTGTGGCAAGCGGCGCGACCGCAAAAGAGACGAGCGCAAAGGATACGGCGACAAAGACGTCTGCTCCAAAAGAGCTCGGCGACGTATTTACCGGCGATAAGAAACTGGCATGCGAAGCGGTGCTATGCCTCGCAAGCGCTACTCGCCCGCCGGAGTGCGCCGCAAGCCTTAAAAAGTACTATTCGATTACGGCTAAAAAGGCGCATAAGCAGGCTCAAAAAAGACAAGCATTTTTAGATCTGTGTCCAAGATGA